TCCAGGGCTGCCAGAGCGGGTAGCGGCCGGATTGCGCCTGCAATGCTTCGAGCGCTTTGTCGAGCGCCATCGGCGCGACGCTGTCCGGCGAACCCGGCACGAAGCGCAGGGTGAGAAGCGGGCCGAAAGGCACAACGAGCAGAAGGGCTAACAGGGCTATGGCGACCAGGGACGGCCAAGGGGCTTTTTTCACGGCGCGGCGTTCGTTCTTTGACGTTTCAGAAAAGGCATAAAATTTAAAATAACTTCCATCTCCTCCCGTTCCAACCGGAGCGCCCGGATCAGCAGTATATACACGAAACCTCCCGCTACACCTGCCACGGCAAGCAGCATGAGCGGCGGTAGCGACGAGGCCCCGTACCTGATTGCAAGCATGATTGCCCCTACGGCGATACCCGCCGCGAGCGGCTTCCAGAGTTTGCCCGAAAGTGCCGGAATGCCCAGCTGAGAGCGCAATTCAGCCATCCGCACGATGGTCAGCAACGCCATGACGGCGAGCGTCGAGAAGGCCGCCCCGTTCAATCCAAATCGAGGGATCAGGAGCCAGTGCAGAAGAGTCTGAAGCAGCAGCGCCCCGGCCTGATTCATCATGCTCAGCCGCTCCCCGCCGCTCATGGCAAGCACCGTGTTGCCGAGACCAAACGAGGCATACAGAAGCGACGTGACAGCCAGAAGCACCAGCGCTGTCGATCCCGCACCGAAGCCCTTGCCAAACACGGAGAGCACCTCGTCAGGAAAAAGCACGAGCAGCAGGAACGGCACCATGACGAGCATCACAATCCAGCGGTTTACTGTCTCGTAGGTCTCCCGAATGCCTGTATTTTCCTGCCGCCCATGGTATCCGGCGATTATGGGGGCAGCGATCCCGGAAAATGCAAGCAGTACAGAACGCAATAGCCCGGCCGTGCGTGCGGCGGACTGGTAGAGGCCAACCGTACGCACATCGGTCAGAAAACCGAGCATCACCACGTCGATCCAGTGCGACAGGATCGAGAAAAGTGCCACGGCAAGCAGCGGCAGGGAGAACTGCCACAGCTCCCGGTTGCCGTAGGCGCGGCACACGTCGCTCAGGCCGATACCAGTCACTTGCCTGAAACCCGGCAGAATCCAGACGAGTGCCGCCAGCGGCGCAAGTAGAAACGGCAAGGCCAGCGCCGCGCTGACGCCCAAAGCGTAACGGGCGGCAACCATCGTGAGCACCAGCAGCACCGGTTGAATCACCTGCGTGGCCAGCACCTTGGGTAAAAGGTTGTGATGCGCCTGCATGGTAACCCCTGCCATGATCGTCATCACTGACAACGGCAAGGCCAGCGCCGCGCTGCACAGCGCCAGCTGCATAAGCCAGCCTCCGTGCAACAGCCCGGCAACATCCCCCGAAAAGAGCAGCACCAGCACACCGGCAAGCATCGACGCAAGCACCGAACGCTTCATAGCCGACGCGATGATGCTCTTGCGCTTTTCGCCCTCCCGCTGGCTGACAAAGCGCAGCAAGCCCGCATCAAATCCACCTACAGCCACCACTTCGCCCACCTGCATCACGGCGACCACGAGCGCGTAGGTGCCGAGAGCCTCCGCGCCAAGTAACCTTGCCGCCGCGAAGTTGTAGCCAAAGCGGAAGAGCTGGCCGAACGCAAATCCTGCCATCGCGATACTTCCCTCCCTGGCGATGGTCACGTCCCGTTTCACGAGAGCCTCCGTTGCATGGCATTACGCAACTCGTGCACCATCGTTTCGGCAAGCGCCTCCCAGCTGTGCGCTCTGGCGAATGCCTGCCGCGCCGCTTTTCGCCCGTCGGCCAGCGCCTGCGTCACGAGCCGCACGAACTCCTCGGGCGTCGAGGCCACATGCGCTACGCCGCTCGCCTTGCGGACAGCATCGCAATAGTCGATGGCAAGAATCGGCACTCCCGCCGCCGCGTATTCGTAGAGCTTGTTCGGATTGGAAGCTCGCTTCAGTGGACTCCGTTCGAGCGGCATCAGCGCCAGATCGAAGCGCTGCACCCACGCCGGAAGCTCGTCGTAGCCAACCTTGCCGACCCAGTGAACATTCGGCAGGGACAACAACTCAACGTGCCTATCCGCCCAGTCATGCGCATATGCCGGGCCAACGAGAACGACGCTGTACTCCGGCCAAGCGCGGGCGACCGAGGCGACGAGATCGGCATCGATCCAGTCCATCGCGCCAGCGTAGCCGAGTATCGGACCCGGTAGCGAGCAAAGCTGTTCCGGCGTTTCGGGACGCGGCACAGCGAAGTGGTCGAACTCGACGCCGTTGCCGAGTTCGACGCAGCGCTGCTCCGGTCGTGGACTGAGCTTGTCGAGCAACGGATTGCTCACGTAAAAAATCAGGTCGGCCTTTTCGACAAAGCGATGCATGGATTCGCGCAGCCACGGCTGGCCGGACGTGAAACCGAGGTGATCGTCGTTGGCATCGTAAAAACGCACCCGGCACGGCATCGAGGCGGCCACCCCGCCCCAGTAGATGTTGCTCAGCCCGATGAGCCGCTCAGAGGACGAAAAGCCGAGCGCCTGGCACCAGAATGCGGCGATCATCCGGCCTGCAAGCGCGACAAGCCAGCGGATAAGCGCGTTGTCGAAAAGCTGCGGCTCACCCGACGGAATGTTTTTGAGGAACGGCACGGTCACCACCGTCACGCGCCCGCGCTTCGCGGGCAGCCAGTGGCTCCGGCGGCCAACGGCGAACGGCTCGACGAAGAGGATGCGCCACTGTTCCGGAAAGCGATTGAGCAGGCGCTGCTTCCGGGTAGAGAGAAAGTCCCACTGGATTTCGGAGAACCAGATGAGATCGATGTGCTCAGCGCCGTGCCGCAAGCTCGTAAATCCTGATTTTTTCGAAAATGCACCGCAGGAGGGGACGGACGCCGCGCAGGCAGAAAAGAGGCGAACGGATGCCAAACTCCGCGCAGCGCACTACCTCAAAGCCAGAGCGAGACAGAAGCGCTTCGAGTGAGCGGCGAGGCATTTCGTGGAAGTGGTCGGGACTTTGCAGAAAGCCCGGCTTCCTCGCCGGAGTCGAGAGAAACAGGCGCGACGACGGGGCGGGATCGAGCGCGGCGCGAATCTGGAGCAGAAGATGGAGCGGGTTGTAGAGGTGCTCGATCACCTCGAACGCCGTCACCACCGGATAGCGAGTAGCCACGTTGAGTGGCTCGGTGTCGAGATCGACCGAGGTCGTGTCGAAACGGCAGCCGAAGTGCGCTTCGAGCATGGCGGTCATGGGCGTGCGGTCGCCAATGTCGAGTCCCGCCTGCACCGGAAGCGAGATTGCTTCAGACGCCGCGACGAATGCCAAACTCATCTCCCACCGCATCCGGTGGGCCGGGTCAGCGCTCCAAGCGCCATCAACGACCGTCCGAAACTCCTGGCCGCGCGTCATGCCTCTTCCCGCTCTTGCGATGACGTCCACCTGAAAAACTGGAAGCGCAGCAGACCGAGCAGCGCGCGGAAGGGCAGAAGCAGCGGATAGAGCACAAGGCCGCCGATCATGCCGTGCTTGGCGAACAGCATCATCGCCGCACCGCTTTTACGGAGCTGCTTGCCGAGGTTCATCTCGCCGCCGGAGGAAGCCGAAACGCGATGCCAGATACGCGACGCGGGCTGGTACATGACGATGAGGCCGCGCTCGCGCACCTTCATCGAGAGATCGACATCCTCGCCGTACATCCGGAACCGCTCGTCAAAACCACCGACCTCCTCGAACACGCGGCACCTCATTGCCAGGCAGCAACCGGTGGCGTACCAGACCGGCTCCGGCGTATCGAAGCGCGGCCCGTCAGGCTGGCGAATACCGGTGTGCTCAATCAGCCCGGTCGCTGATTCGAGCACGCCGCCCGCGTACCAGATGCGCCCCGGATCGTCCATGTAGAGAATTTTCGGCGCGGCAATGCCTACCCACGGCTTTTGCAGTTCGTCGAGCAGAGGCTGGAGAAAACCGGGATCGACGACGGTGTCGTTGTTCAGGAACACCACGCGGTCAAAGCCGCGCCCGCGCAGAGAACGGAATGCCGCGTTGTTGCCGGCTGCGAAGCCGAGGTTGCGCCCAAGCTCGAGAATCTCGACCTCCGGAAACGCCTGGCGAACGAGGCCCACCGTGCCATCGGTAGAACCGTTGTCCGCCAGAATGACCGTAAACGCTGGCTGCCGCACCTTCGCGAGTGAGGCCAGGCAGGCGAGGGTATCGGCTGCACCGTTCCAGCCCAGCACAATGACCGCAGTTTTTCCGCCATTCATGCCGATCTCCGGCTGCACGTTTCCAGAAAAGTCGCAGCTTGCGAAGCGAATTCGCGCCACGAATTGCGGCGGCGGAAGTCGCTGATGCCCTCCTCCAGCGGCAGGCGCTCTCGCTCGCGGAAAAAGTCGAGAATCCCGTCAGCCAGTGCCTCGGCGCCCTCCTCGCGGACGAGCCAGCCGGTACGTCCGTGCTCGACCTGATTGCCGAGGCCGCCGGTGTCGCAGGCGATCACCGGCACGCCGTGGCCGAGCGCGAGTGGCACGATGCCCGACTGCGTGGCCGAGCGGTAGGGCAGCACCACCGCATCGGCGGCAGCCATCAGCGTAGCGACCTCACCAGCGGGCACGTACCCTTCGCGGAATTCGACCGCGCCATCGATACCGAGCCGTCGGGCCTCTTCCCGAAAACGCGATGAGCCGAGAATGAACTCCCCGGCCACGACAAGCCGCGCCGACGACTCGCGTTGAAGCACAAGCGCCATCGCTTCGAACAAGGTGTCAAGGCCCTTGTATTCCCGAACGTAGCCGAAAAAGAGCAGCACCGGCGCATCCTCCGGCAATCCGATCGAACGCCGTGCGGCGGCTTTTGATGGCCCGGGGGTCTGTCGTTCGTAGAGCGGATGGAACAGGCGTAGCGTTTTCGCAGCCGGAGCAAACGCCCGCAACTCCGACTCGACCGTTTGGGAGAGGGTAATGAATCCGTCGGACGACGAGACAAGCATGCGCTTTAGCATCGATTCTCCCGAAATGGGTTCATGAGAGGTGAAGTTGTGAAGCAGCACGAAGGTTGGCAGTCCACTTGCCCGGCGCATGAGCGCGCAAAGCGGGGCGAGAACGCCGCTCCAGTAAGCGATAAGCAGCACATCTGGTTTGATATTGC
The nucleotide sequence above comes from Chlorobaculum tepidum TLS. Encoded proteins:
- a CDS encoding polysaccharide biosynthesis C-terminal domain-containing protein; protein product: MKRDVTIAREGSIAMAGFAFGQLFRFGYNFAAARLLGAEALGTYALVVAVMQVGEVVAVGGFDAGLLRFVSQREGEKRKSIIASAMKRSVLASMLAGVLVLLFSGDVAGLLHGGWLMQLALCSAALALPLSVMTIMAGVTMQAHHNLLPKVLATQVIQPVLLVLTMVAARYALGVSAALALPFLLAPLAALVWILPGFRQVTGIGLSDVCRAYGNRELWQFSLPLLAVALFSILSHWIDVVMLGFLTDVRTVGLYQSAARTAGLLRSVLLAFSGIAAPIIAGYHGRQENTGIRETYETVNRWIVMLVMVPFLLLVLFPDEVLSVFGKGFGAGSTALVLLAVTSLLYASFGLGNTVLAMSGGERLSMMNQAGALLLQTLLHWLLIPRFGLNGAAFSTLAVMALLTIVRMAELRSQLGIPALSGKLWKPLAAGIAVGAIMLAIRYGASSLPPLMLLAVAGVAGGFVYILLIRALRLEREEMEVILNFMPFLKRQRTNAAP
- a CDS encoding glycosyltransferase family 2 protein, producing MNGGKTAVIVLGWNGAADTLACLASLAKVRQPAFTVILADNGSTDGTVGLVRQAFPEVEILELGRNLGFAAGNNAAFRSLRGRGFDRVVFLNNDTVVDPGFLQPLLDELQKPWVGIAAPKILYMDDPGRIWYAGGVLESATGLIEHTGIRQPDGPRFDTPEPVWYATGCCLAMRCRVFEEVGGFDERFRMYGEDVDLSMKVRERGLIVMYQPASRIWHRVSASSGGEMNLGKQLRKSGAAMMLFAKHGMIGGLVLYPLLLPFRALLGLLRFQFFRWTSSQEREEA
- a CDS encoding methyltransferase domain-containing protein, with translation MDVIARAGRGMTRGQEFRTVVDGAWSADPAHRMRWEMSLAFVAASEAISLPVQAGLDIGDRTPMTAMLEAHFGCRFDTTSVDLDTEPLNVATRYPVVTAFEVIEHLYNPLHLLLQIRAALDPAPSSRLFLSTPARKPGFLQSPDHFHEMPRRSLEALLSRSGFEVVRCAEFGIRSPLFCLRGVRPLLRCIFEKIRIYELAARR
- a CDS encoding glycosyltransferase; this encodes MQIALLSPFPPLKGGIARFSDELRRAFEAAGCEVVPMPFRRLYPRWLMNGRTATEPGESDVPASPFTFDLMNPLSWITAARKLRNIKPDVLLIAYWSGVLAPLCALMRRASGLPTFVLLHNFTSHEPISGESMLKRMLVSSSDGFITLSQTVESELRAFAPAAKTLRLFHPLYERQTPGPSKAAARRSIGLPEDAPVLLFFGYVREYKGLDTLFEAMALVLQRESSARLVVAGEFILGSSRFREEARRLGIDGAVEFREGYVPAGEVATLMAAADAVVLPYRSATQSGIVPLALGHGVPVIACDTGGLGNQVEHGRTGWLVREEGAEALADGILDFFRERERLPLEEGISDFRRRNSWREFASQAATFLETCSRRSA
- a CDS encoding glycosyltransferase — its product is MRHGAEHIDLIWFSEIQWDFLSTRKQRLLNRFPEQWRILFVEPFAVGRRSHWLPAKRGRVTVVTVPFLKNIPSGEPQLFDNALIRWLVALAGRMIAAFWCQALGFSSSERLIGLSNIYWGGVAASMPCRVRFYDANDDHLGFTSGQPWLRESMHRFVEKADLIFYVSNPLLDKLSPRPEQRCVELGNGVEFDHFAVPRPETPEQLCSLPGPILGYAGAMDWIDADLVASVARAWPEYSVVLVGPAYAHDWADRHVELLSLPNVHWVGKVGYDELPAWVQRFDLALMPLERSPLKRASNPNKLYEYAAAGVPILAIDYCDAVRKASGVAHVASTPEEFVRLVTQALADGRKAARQAFARAHSWEALAETMVHELRNAMQRRLS